In Mucilaginibacter celer, one DNA window encodes the following:
- a CDS encoding hybrid sensor histidine kinase/response regulator transcription factor produces MKPLYTLLLLFMASCGICNAQPYYFRHYQVEQGLSHNTVYCVLQDKRGFLWLGTKDGLNCFDGYSFKIFRHNARDTSSIANNMVHTLNIDKQGTLWVGTDEGLDRYNELTETFTHINKANINGVRSIANDEQNNCWFVAGPALIKLDPKTGKKTDYGPYQHFDATSIAIVNNRVWVSTTQGTMACLNQSTRNFDSYNIFQNTERVTTRFIEKVYTAGDGKIFIGTNSQGFKLFDVNDHSCKDLVSYNPDGTAIYVRDFIKYNDNEYWVATESGVFIYDLEKGTFTNLKKHYNDPYSISDNAVYCLWKDSEGGVWAGTYFGGVNYYPKQYSTFNKFYPTPEPNSLKGNVVREICKDMYGNLWLGTEDNGLSKLSPDKKTWTHYFPAGKGTISNTNIHGIMALGNELFIGTFERGLDVMNIKTGKVERVYLAGEGPNDLKSNFIINFCQTRKGLIIIGTTRGVYRYNLASRDFTLIDKLPPYDFVYSIIEDHNGKVWVGTVRDGIYCYDPVTNTSIKLNYRYPVKNALNTTTVNGIFEDSNHKLWFATEGLGLWRYDPDKDTYKFYDLNTGFPSNYIFRVMEDNTKTLWISTTRGLVSLNLATEQIKTYTKANGLLSDQFNYNSSFKDDDGTMYFGCVKGMISFNPANFKQNRFVAPVYITGFQVHNKEILVKGADSLLSQSIISTKKINLDYFQSSFSIDFAALSFPSPEMTRYKYTMKGLDKGWTDLNRNRKVYFTQLQPGHYTFIVKAADNSGNWTPHETTLEINIAPPFWQSVWAYIAYCLLFLYTGYYLLRSYHRRTREKNRRIIEMLENDKEKQIYNAKIEFFTNVAHEIRTPLTLIKGPMEKVIKKAENVPEIQNNLKIMEKNTNRLLDLTNQLLDFRKTETNGFSLSFVKTDITDLVADTFVRFKPMAEQKNLHYTFIHPAKSVCAYVDIEAFTKILSNLINNAIKYGNSEVEVELEDQKDSDVTFTIEIRNNGHLIPYEMREKIFEPFFRMKESEKQIGTGIGLSLSRSLAELHKGLLVLNKSINDFNIFNLTLPVHQEKEFDLQTTPDEYEQPDLINKEENIDFMKPVILLVDDNPEILDFISDDLSDKYSVLKAHNGQEALDMIDIENIQLIISDVMMPGIDGFELCKIIKTNFDHSHVPIILLTAKNTLQSKIEGLEVGADAYIEKPFSPEHLQVQIANLLINRNKIKDHFASSPLAHIKSMAYSKPDESFLDKLNGVIYKNIQNAELDVEQIANLMNMSKPTLYRKVKAISNLTINELINITRLKAAAQLLEEGDYKIYEVANMVGYSSQSHLGRNFLKQFGTTPTEYQQAKRSKLKQV; encoded by the coding sequence TTGAAACCGTTATACACCCTACTCTTACTATTTATGGCATCCTGCGGCATTTGCAATGCCCAGCCCTACTATTTCAGGCACTACCAGGTTGAGCAGGGCCTGTCGCACAATACCGTTTACTGCGTACTGCAGGATAAACGCGGTTTTTTATGGCTTGGCACCAAGGATGGGCTTAACTGCTTTGATGGTTACAGCTTTAAAATTTTCAGGCATAATGCCAGGGATACCAGCAGTATTGCCAATAACATGGTACATACTTTAAACATTGATAAACAGGGCACGCTTTGGGTTGGTACAGATGAAGGCCTGGACAGGTACAACGAGTTAACCGAAACTTTTACACATATTAATAAGGCCAATATTAACGGCGTAAGGAGCATTGCCAACGATGAGCAAAACAACTGCTGGTTTGTTGCCGGTCCGGCGCTGATAAAACTCGACCCCAAAACCGGTAAAAAAACCGACTATGGCCCGTACCAGCATTTTGATGCCACATCAATAGCCATTGTTAATAACCGGGTGTGGGTATCAACAACACAAGGCACCATGGCCTGTTTAAACCAGTCCACACGCAATTTTGACAGTTATAACATTTTTCAGAATACGGAGCGGGTAACCACGCGCTTTATCGAAAAGGTATATACCGCCGGCGACGGTAAAATTTTTATCGGCACCAACTCGCAGGGGTTTAAACTGTTTGATGTTAATGACCATTCGTGTAAAGACCTGGTTTCGTATAATCCCGATGGTACAGCTATTTACGTGCGCGATTTTATAAAGTATAACGATAATGAATACTGGGTAGCCACAGAATCGGGCGTGTTTATTTACGATCTGGAGAAAGGAACGTTTACCAATCTTAAAAAACATTATAACGACCCTTATTCCATATCCGATAACGCGGTGTATTGTTTATGGAAGGATTCGGAGGGTGGTGTTTGGGCGGGCACTTATTTTGGGGGCGTTAACTACTACCCTAAACAATACTCAACCTTCAATAAATTTTATCCAACCCCCGAGCCAAACTCGTTAAAAGGAAACGTGGTGCGCGAAATTTGTAAGGATATGTATGGCAACCTTTGGCTGGGTACCGAAGATAACGGGCTGAGCAAACTATCGCCCGATAAGAAAACCTGGACACATTATTTCCCGGCCGGTAAAGGAACCATTTCCAATACCAACATTCACGGGATAATGGCGCTGGGCAATGAACTGTTTATCGGCACTTTTGAACGTGGGCTGGACGTAATGAATATTAAAACCGGCAAAGTTGAGCGCGTTTACCTGGCCGGCGAGGGCCCCAACGATTTAAAAAGTAACTTCATCATTAACTTTTGCCAAACCCGTAAAGGCCTTATTATCATAGGCACCACCCGCGGCGTTTACCGCTATAATTTAGCAAGCCGCGATTTTACGCTGATTGATAAGCTGCCTCCTTATGATTTTGTTTATTCCATCATCGAAGATCATAACGGCAAAGTATGGGTAGGTACCGTACGCGATGGCATTTACTGTTATGATCCGGTAACTAATACCAGTATTAAGCTAAACTATCGTTATCCCGTAAAAAATGCGCTGAATACCACCACCGTTAACGGCATATTTGAAGATAGCAACCACAAACTTTGGTTTGCCACCGAGGGCCTGGGTTTGTGGCGATATGATCCGGATAAGGATACCTATAAATTTTACGATCTGAATACCGGTTTTCCGAGCAATTACATTTTCAGGGTGATGGAAGATAATACCAAAACCCTGTGGATCAGCACTACCCGTGGCCTGGTGAGTTTAAACCTGGCAACCGAACAAATAAAAACCTATACCAAGGCAAACGGCCTGCTTAGCGATCAGTTTAATTACAACTCATCCTTTAAGGATGATGATGGCACCATGTACTTTGGTTGCGTAAAAGGGATGATCAGCTTTAACCCGGCCAATTTTAAACAAAACCGTTTTGTGGCACCGGTTTATATTACGGGATTCCAGGTGCATAACAAGGAGATTTTGGTTAAAGGGGCCGATTCATTGCTGAGCCAATCCATCATCAGCACAAAAAAAATTAACCTCGATTATTTTCAATCCTCATTCAGTATCGATTTTGCGGCCCTTAGCTTTCCATCGCCCGAAATGACCCGGTATAAATACACCATGAAAGGGCTTGATAAAGGCTGGACAGATCTTAACCGCAACCGCAAGGTTTATTTTACCCAATTGCAGCCGGGCCATTACACCTTTATTGTAAAAGCCGCCGACAACAGCGGCAACTGGACACCACACGAAACCACCCTCGAAATAAATATAGCACCACCTTTTTGGCAAAGCGTTTGGGCCTATATTGCCTACTGCCTGCTATTTCTGTACACCGGCTATTACCTGTTGAGGAGCTACCACCGCCGCACGCGCGAAAAAAACAGGCGCATTATCGAAATGCTTGAAAACGACAAGGAAAAGCAGATATACAATGCCAAAATTGAGTTTTTCACCAATGTAGCCCACGAAATCCGTACGCCCTTAACCCTGATAAAAGGGCCGATGGAAAAGGTGATTAAAAAGGCCGAGAACGTTCCGGAGATTCAGAACAATTTGAAGATCATGGAGAAGAATACCAATCGCCTGCTCGATTTAACCAACCAGCTGCTTGATTTTCGTAAAACCGAAACCAACGGCTTCAGTCTCAGCTTTGTTAAAACCGATATTACCGATTTGGTAGCCGATACCTTTGTAAGGTTTAAACCCATGGCCGAGCAGAAGAATCTGCATTATACTTTTATCCATCCGGCAAAAAGTGTTTGCGCTTATGTAGACATTGAAGCGTTCACTAAAATTTTGAGCAACCTGATTAATAACGCCATTAAGTACGGCAACTCGGAGGTGGAAGTTGAATTGGAAGATCAAAAGGATAGCGACGTAACTTTTACCATCGAAATACGGAACAACGGCCACCTCATCCCTTATGAAATGCGGGAGAAGATATTCGAGCCGTTTTTCAGGATGAAGGAATCGGAGAAGCAAATTGGCACGGGGATCGGGCTTTCGCTGTCCCGCTCGCTGGCCGAATTGCATAAAGGTTTATTGGTGTTGAATAAATCTATCAACGATTTTAATATATTTAACCTTACTTTGCCTGTTCACCAGGAAAAAGAGTTCGACCTTCAAACCACACCCGATGAGTACGAACAACCAGACCTAATTAATAAAGAGGAGAATATTGACTTTATGAAACCAGTTATACTTTTGGTGGATGACAACCCCGAAATATTGGATTTTATTTCGGACGATTTGAGCGATAAATACTCGGTACTTAAAGCCCATAATGGCCAGGAAGCATTGGATATGATCGATATCGAAAATATTCAGCTGATTATTAGTGATGTGATGATGCCCGGTATCGACGGCTTTGAACTGTGTAAGATCATCAAAACCAATTTTGATCACAGCCACGTGCCTATCATCCTCCTTACTGCCAAAAATACCCTGCAAAGTAAAATTGAAGGCCTTGAAGTTGGTGCCGATGCTTATATCGAGAAACCGTTCTCGCCCGAGCATTTGCAGGTGCAGATAGCCAACCTGCTCATCAATCGTAATAAAATAAAAGACCATTTTGCAAGTTCGCCGCTGGCGCATATCAAATCGATGGCGTATTCAAAGCCTGATGAAAGCTTTTTGGATAAGCTGAACGGCGTGATCTACAAAAACATCCAAAACGCCGAGCTGGATGTGGAGCAGATAGCTAACCTCATGAATATGAGTAAGCCTACGCTTTACCGTAAAGTAAAAGCTATCTCCAACTTAACTATTAATGAGCTGATCAATATCACCCGTTTAAAAGCTGCCGCGCAGTTGCTGGAAGAAGGCGATTATAAAATATATGAGGTAGCTAACATGGTGGGTTACAGCTCACAATCGCATTTAGGGCGTAACTTTTTGAAGCAGTTTGGCACCACGCCAACTGAGTATCAGCAGGCTAAACGAAGTAAGTTGAAGCAGGTTTGA
- a CDS encoding SusC/RagA family TonB-linked outer membrane protein: MRKFLLLRHGGHPHVQWPPSKWGPKVMLIAFFIMTGFLFSFSASAQNKLKVTGTVTDTTGAALTGVAVRVQGTQGGTTTDASGNFSINVADANATLVFTYIGYIAQEVPLNGKTSVRVRLRETNSSLQEVVVTGYGSQKKASITGAISSVTSKDIDRVHAGSTVSTTLAGKIPGVTFRQSEGRPGASASIQIRNMGSPLYVIDGIQQDEGQFNNLAPNDVESIAVLKDASAAIYGVRAANGVVVVTTKKGNGDSRVNVDAYVGFQNWYRFPNVLTNSYDYMRYLADAQVNSNGSTSITQAELDKYKAGTEKGYQSFNWRDYVLKSNNNASQNSANVNFTGGTDKLNYYVSATNLFQNSQLGKEYKFNRSNIQSNVSLKVANGLKVSLDINGRIETRENPGVPGGDDYFLARFAVLRNTPLERPYANDNPNYLNKINNTESNYAFLNSKLSGLYHSDWRVLQTNFGAEYQVPGVKGLVVKGLYSYYIADYLLNNQEYTYKAYTYHPENDTYEVTGGSTNPWREREQRKEFAKTYQWQINYNNTFGKHTVGATFVSERIELQHLRNWIHASPVSNNLPLIYFPTADQYQDSDDKEARTGYIGRINYNYDNKYYLEASARRDASYLFAPDKRVGYFPGGSVGWRITQEGFMKKLLGDNSLLNDLKLRASYGLLGDDRNLISPYSYVPGYNYNAGTAIIGGNPLVTSRDKGIVTTNVSWLKSKIFDVGADFSLLNSHLNGTVDYFYRKRTGLLARKYDVILPAEVGFDLPQENLNSDAQFGEEISLNYNNRIGKVNYTVGGNFSYSRSKDLSQYKPIFNNSLDKYRNSAANRYSHIDWGYQVIGQFTSQEQINNYKINNDGKGNTSLLPGDLMYKDQNGDGRIDQYDERPIGFGYGTQPNINFGFQLGLAYNGFDFHADFSGGAGYTWFQNYETRWAFQNNGNLNTIFTDRYHRADPFDINSPWIPGKYPANRYNPQFSHSDYELNGQRNSTYWLHNVKYLRARTLELGYTIPTDLLKRVKIKRARFYVNAYNMFSWDNLKQYGVDPETTDDNGLQFPQSKVLNFGVNLTF, from the coding sequence ATGAGAAAATTTTTACTACTCAGGCATGGGGGGCACCCGCATGTACAGTGGCCGCCCAGTAAGTGGGGCCCAAAAGTAATGTTAATCGCTTTCTTCATCATGACCGGTTTCCTGTTTTCATTTAGTGCATCGGCACAAAATAAACTCAAGGTAACAGGTACCGTGACCGACACCACAGGAGCCGCGCTTACCGGTGTGGCCGTGAGGGTGCAGGGCACGCAAGGCGGTACAACAACCGATGCATCGGGTAACTTTTCAATTAACGTAGCTGATGCCAATGCCACGCTGGTGTTTACTTACATCGGTTACATTGCGCAGGAAGTGCCGCTTAACGGCAAAACAAGCGTTAGGGTTCGCCTGCGCGAAACAAATTCATCCCTGCAGGAAGTTGTGGTTACAGGTTACGGCTCGCAGAAAAAAGCCTCTATCACGGGTGCAATCTCAAGTGTAACCAGTAAGGATATAGACCGCGTACACGCCGGTTCGACGGTAAGTACAACGTTGGCCGGTAAAATTCCTGGCGTAACCTTCAGGCAATCAGAAGGCCGTCCGGGCGCCAGCGCCAGCATCCAGATCCGTAACATGGGTTCGCCGCTGTACGTAATTGACGGGATTCAGCAGGATGAAGGCCAGTTTAACAACCTTGCCCCTAACGATGTGGAAAGTATCGCGGTACTGAAAGACGCTTCGGCGGCTATTTACGGTGTACGTGCGGCCAACGGTGTGGTGGTGGTAACCACCAAAAAAGGTAACGGCGATTCGCGCGTTAACGTTGATGCTTATGTGGGCTTCCAAAACTGGTACCGTTTCCCTAACGTGTTAACCAACTCGTATGATTATATGCGTTATCTTGCCGATGCACAAGTGAATAGCAATGGGTCAACAAGCATTACCCAGGCCGAGCTTGATAAATACAAAGCAGGTACCGAAAAAGGTTACCAAAGCTTTAACTGGCGCGATTATGTTTTGAAAAGCAATAACAACGCTTCGCAAAACTCGGCCAACGTAAACTTTACAGGAGGTACCGATAAATTAAACTATTATGTATCTGCTACCAACCTGTTCCAAAACTCGCAGTTAGGTAAGGAGTATAAATTTAACCGTTCAAATATCCAATCGAACGTATCGTTAAAAGTGGCCAACGGCCTTAAAGTGAGCCTGGACATTAACGGCCGTATCGAAACCCGCGAAAACCCTGGTGTACCGGGTGGTGACGATTACTTCCTGGCCCGTTTTGCTGTTTTAAGGAATACCCCGCTCGAGCGCCCTTATGCCAACGATAACCCTAACTACCTCAACAAGATCAACAATACCGAATCAAACTACGCTTTCCTTAACTCAAAGCTATCGGGTTTATACCATAGCGACTGGAGGGTATTACAAACCAACTTTGGTGCCGAATACCAGGTGCCAGGTGTTAAGGGTTTGGTAGTTAAAGGCTTATACTCATACTATATTGCCGATTATTTGCTGAACAACCAAGAGTATACGTACAAGGCGTACACTTACCATCCCGAAAATGATACTTACGAAGTAACAGGTGGCAGTACCAACCCATGGCGCGAGCGTGAGCAACGTAAAGAGTTTGCCAAAACTTACCAATGGCAAATCAACTATAACAATACTTTCGGTAAACACACTGTAGGTGCTACTTTTGTATCTGAACGTATTGAGTTGCAGCACTTACGTAACTGGATTCATGCTTCGCCGGTATCAAACAACCTGCCGCTTATCTACTTCCCAACTGCCGATCAGTATCAGGATAGTGATGATAAGGAAGCACGTACCGGTTATATCGGTCGTATCAACTACAACTACGATAACAAATACTATTTAGAAGCTTCGGCAAGGCGCGATGCATCGTATTTGTTTGCACCTGATAAACGTGTAGGTTATTTCCCGGGCGGCTCTGTTGGCTGGAGAATTACCCAGGAAGGCTTTATGAAAAAGTTATTGGGCGACAACAGCCTGCTTAACGACTTGAAATTACGTGCATCGTACGGTTTATTGGGTGACGACAGGAACCTGATCAGTCCTTACTCTTATGTTCCTGGTTACAACTACAATGCAGGTACCGCAATTATTGGTGGTAATCCGCTGGTTACATCAAGGGATAAAGGTATCGTAACTACCAACGTATCATGGCTAAAAAGTAAAATATTTGACGTAGGTGCCGATTTCAGCTTGCTTAACAGCCATCTGAATGGTACGGTAGATTACTTCTACCGCAAACGTACCGGTTTACTGGCCCGTAAGTACGACGTAATATTGCCGGCTGAGGTAGGTTTCGATCTTCCGCAGGAAAACCTGAACAGCGATGCGCAGTTTGGTGAAGAGATCTCGCTTAACTATAATAACCGCATAGGTAAAGTTAATTATACCGTAGGTGGTAACTTTTCGTACTCACGTTCAAAAGATCTGTCGCAATACAAACCGATCTTTAATAACTCGCTTGATAAATACCGTAACTCGGCTGCCAACAGGTACTCACATATTGATTGGGGTTACCAGGTTATCGGCCAGTTTACCTCGCAGGAGCAGATTAATAACTATAAGATCAATAACGATGGCAAAGGTAACACCAGCTTATTACCGGGCGATTTAATGTACAAGGATCAAAACGGTGATGGCAGGATTGACCAGTACGATGAGCGCCCGATAGGTTTTGGTTATGGTACACAGCCTAATATCAACTTCGGTTTCCAGTTAGGTTTGGCTTACAATGGTTTTGACTTCCATGCTGATTTCTCAGGTGGTGCAGGTTATACCTGGTTCCAGAACTATGAAACACGCTGGGCATTCCAAAACAACGGTAACTTAAATACCATTTTTACAGATAGGTACCACCGTGCTGATCCGTTTGACATTAACAGTCCATGGATTCCGGGTAAATATCCTGCAAACAGGTATAACCCTCAGTTCAGCCACTCAGATTATGAGTTGAACGGCCAGCGTAACTCAACTTACTGGTTACACAACGTAAAATACCTGCGCGCCAGAACGCTTGAGCTGGGCTATACAATCCCAACCGATTTGTTAAAGAGGGTGAAGATAAAAAGAGCAAGGTTTTATGTTAACGCGTACAACATGTTTTCGTGGGATAACCTGAAACAGTATGGTGTTGATCCGGAAACCACCGACGATAACGGGCTTCAGTTTCCGCAAAGTAAGGTGCTTAACTTCGGTGTTAATTTAACCTTTTAA
- a CDS encoding RagB/SusD family nutrient uptake outer membrane protein produces MKKITITTMFAALLITGACKKDSEFLDVPPKSIIASDVAFTDPALVLSILGDLYNRQVDFSGLDNGWASFADFSESFPSENGSYFFVQRTGWGFGEWGLYDYTYVRDLNLFIERVTASTALTESEKNGFIAEGRFLRANFYFEMVKRMGGVPLITKSLDYDFSGNVSSLQIPRAKESEVYDFVISEAEAIKDLATNTSDKSRASKGAILAMEARAALYAASIAKYGVTTPVVTLPGGEVGIPASMATGYYNKALTAAKAIITSGTYSLYKQLPDLSDNFANIFLDKGSSESIFVEDFKANAGKTHGFTTNDQPYSISDEGGDAGRLDPSLNLVEAFEKLDNTYAPLATKDDLGNPIYYTNQLDIFAGRDARLAGTVLLPNGLFKGKRTDVMAGYQLASGAIISSSDASQPQDVPGLGRVQVVGQDGPVSGLELRTQTGFYVRKYLDPTVGSGRRGRGSDVNFIRYRYAEVLLNAAEASAELGDYATASTYINQVRSRAGLTTPLVLTAANYFDRIVHERRVELAFEGHILFDMKRWRIAHIVWDGNPMTAAELVTNIGDAKKRNTQPFGLWPYKYYNPGNANSGKWIYKEIKPAPVTGSNRFQMGNYYSQISDDIISKNPKIVKQPNQ; encoded by the coding sequence ATGAAAAAAATAACTATAACAACGATGTTTGCAGCCCTGTTAATTACAGGGGCCTGCAAAAAGGACAGTGAGTTTTTGGATGTGCCGCCTAAGTCCATCATCGCTTCTGATGTGGCATTTACAGATCCGGCACTGGTATTATCCATCCTGGGCGATTTATATAACAGGCAGGTTGATTTTTCGGGCCTGGATAACGGTTGGGCATCATTTGCTGATTTCAGCGAATCGTTCCCTTCAGAAAACGGCAGCTACTTCTTTGTACAACGTACCGGCTGGGGCTTTGGCGAGTGGGGCTTATATGATTATACCTATGTTCGTGACCTTAACCTGTTTATCGAGCGTGTAACTGCTTCAACCGCGTTAACCGAATCTGAAAAAAATGGTTTTATTGCCGAGGGCAGGTTTTTACGTGCCAACTTTTACTTCGAGATGGTAAAAAGGATGGGCGGTGTACCGTTGATCACCAAATCACTTGATTATGATTTCTCGGGTAACGTAAGCTCCTTGCAGATTCCCCGCGCAAAAGAATCTGAGGTTTACGACTTCGTGATCAGCGAGGCCGAGGCTATCAAAGATCTGGCAACCAATACCAGCGATAAGTCAAGAGCCTCGAAAGGTGCTATTTTAGCAATGGAAGCAAGGGCTGCATTATATGCAGCATCAATTGCCAAGTATGGGGTTACAACTCCGGTAGTAACTTTGCCAGGTGGTGAAGTAGGTATACCGGCCAGCATGGCAACCGGTTATTATAACAAAGCACTTACTGCTGCAAAGGCTATCATCACTTCGGGTACTTACTCGTTGTACAAGCAATTACCTGATTTGAGCGATAACTTTGCCAACATCTTCTTGGATAAAGGTAGTTCAGAATCGATATTTGTTGAGGATTTTAAAGCTAATGCCGGTAAAACACATGGTTTCACCACCAACGACCAGCCATATTCAATTTCGGATGAAGGCGGTGACGCGGGTAGGTTAGATCCTTCATTAAACCTGGTTGAAGCGTTTGAAAAGCTGGATAACACTTACGCACCTTTGGCAACCAAAGATGATTTGGGTAACCCGATTTACTATACCAACCAGTTGGATATTTTTGCCGGAAGGGATGCCAGGCTTGCCGGTACCGTATTACTGCCAAACGGCTTATTTAAAGGTAAACGTACCGATGTAATGGCCGGTTATCAATTAGCCAGCGGCGCAATAATCAGCAGCAGCGATGCCAGCCAGCCGCAGGATGTACCCGGTTTAGGCCGTGTGCAGGTTGTAGGGCAGGATGGTCCGGTTAGTGGTTTGGAGTTACGTACGCAAACCGGTTTTTATGTGCGCAAGTATCTTGATCCAACTGTGGGTTCTGGTCGCCGTGGCCGTGGTAGTGATGTTAACTTTATCCGTTACCGTTATGCCGAGGTATTGCTGAACGCTGCCGAGGCCTCTGCCGAGTTAGGGGATTATGCAACAGCATCAACCTATATTAACCAGGTACGCAGCCGTGCAGGTTTAACCACCCCGCTGGTGTTAACAGCTGCCAATTATTTTGACAGGATTGTGCACGAGCGCCGTGTTGAATTAGCATTTGAAGGCCACATATTATTTGATATGAAACGCTGGAGGATTGCCCACATTGTTTGGGATGGTAACCCGATGACGGCCGCCGAACTGGTAACCAACATTGGCGATGCTAAAAAACGTAATACCCAGCCATTTGGTTTATGGCCATATAAATACTACAACCCGGGCAATGCCAACAGCGGAAAATGGATTTATAAAGAGATTAAACCGGCTCCGGTTACAGGTTCAAACAGGTTCCAGATGGGTAACTATTATTCGCAGATTTCGGATGATATCATATCTAAAAACCCTAAAATTGTTAAGCAACCAAATCAATAG
- a CDS encoding DUF3823 domain-containing protein, with amino-acid sequence MKIKFHHIIIVLLITASGCKKDNYKEPSVTLKGHLTYKGENVNVEANQVPFDVYQPGFGKTGSIRGFFDQDGGYSLLLFNGNYKFTMPANQGPFLWKELGGSKRDTVAIALNGPQTLDIEVTPFYMLRSPQFAAAAGKVNATFNIEKVVTDANAKNIETVTLYIGKTSFVSENGDNRVAKTELAGSAITSMNNIAMSVNIPTLTPTQNYVFARLGIKIAGVEDRIYSPIVKVSF; translated from the coding sequence ATGAAAATAAAATTTCATCATATCATCATAGTCCTCTTGATTACGGCCTCAGGTTGTAAGAAGGATAATTATAAGGAGCCGTCTGTAACCCTGAAAGGCCATCTAACCTACAAGGGCGAAAACGTTAATGTGGAAGCCAACCAGGTTCCGTTTGACGTTTACCAGCCCGGTTTTGGTAAAACCGGATCGATCCGAGGATTTTTTGACCAGGACGGCGGATACTCCTTACTGTTATTTAACGGTAACTATAAGTTTACCATGCCCGCCAACCAGGGCCCGTTTTTATGGAAAGAGCTTGGCGGCAGCAAACGCGATACCGTTGCCATCGCCCTTAACGGTCCGCAAACTTTAGATATTGAGGTTACACCTTTTTACATGCTTCGCAGCCCGCAGTTTGCAGCGGCAGCAGGTAAGGTTAATGCTACGTTCAATATTGAGAAAGTGGTTACAGATGCTAATGCGAAAAATATCGAAACCGTAACGCTGTATATTGGCAAAACTTCGTTCGTGTCTGAAAATGGCGATAACCGGGTAGCGAAAACCGAACTTGCAGGTTCGGCCATAACCAGCATGAACAATATCGCGATGAGCGTAAATATTCCTACCTTAACGCCTACACAAAATTATGTGTTTGCCCGTTTGGGAATAAAAATTGCCGGCGTGGAAGACCGGATCTACTCACCGATAGTTAAAGTGTCTTTTTAG